A region of Candidatus Aquicultor sp. DNA encodes the following proteins:
- a CDS encoding sigma-70 family RNA polymerase sigma factor has translation MVDTNRDIDRALVRRYASGDTSSFTDLVERYERSIYNLAYRTTANSADAADLTQEIFLTLHRKISQYRGDAAFFTWFYRLAVNCGNDWLRKEARRTQSITIEEVMLPDGGMGPSQVAEQKEVQQLVQAAIFCLPEDQRLVVILHDLQSYNYQEIADILGVPVGTVKSRLARARCKLAEKLAPHGNITQE, from the coding sequence ATGGTAGATACGAATCGCGATATTGATAGGGCACTTGTTCGACGATACGCTTCCGGTGATACCAGCTCCTTTACCGATCTCGTCGAGCGTTATGAGCGCAGCATCTACAATTTAGCATATCGCACGACTGCAAACAGTGCAGATGCTGCCGACCTCACACAAGAAATCTTTCTAACCCTGCATCGAAAAATCAGCCAATATCGCGGTGATGCGGCTTTCTTTACCTGGTTTTACCGTCTTGCCGTAAATTGCGGCAACGACTGGTTGAGGAAAGAAGCACGCCGTACGCAAAGCATCACAATCGAAGAGGTTATGCTGCCGGATGGCGGTATGGGGCCGAGTCAGGTTGCCGAGCAAAAAGAGGTTCAGCAGCTCGTGCAAGCGGCAATCTTCTGTCTGCCCGAAGACCAACGCCTCGTCGTCATCCTGCATGATTTGCAGAGCTACAATTACCAGGAAATTGCCGATATTTTAGGTGTTCCGGTCGGAACCGTAAAGTCGCGGCTGGCGCGCGCACGGTGCAAATTGGCTGAAAAGCTTGCGCCACATGGAAACATTACGCAAGAATGA
- a CDS encoding roadblock/LC7 domain-containing protein, whose product MDERDFAELISVFLKGAGPDNTPDSNEPGAHATDNPQQAPSDAELRKNIIEALAEKIKESQEVEEVALQETPDDEALQETVMFDDTRANADEEALPVVDIDEQLVTKEEVDKLLNKDEPANIMPLQQILHRFLDLDGVIAAMLITRDGFTVDYASNIEFEFDMVSAVAATGFAVFGKIGDELGKGVLDIAMLEYDAGPVIISPVVHDVALVVVASQWATLGRIRWEIKKQANDLITHL is encoded by the coding sequence TTGGACGAGCGAGATTTTGCCGAATTGATTTCCGTCTTTTTAAAGGGTGCCGGGCCCGACAACACACCGGACTCTAATGAACCGGGCGCACATGCGACCGATAATCCGCAGCAAGCACCCAGCGACGCCGAGCTCAGAAAAAACATTATCGAGGCGCTTGCGGAGAAGATCAAGGAATCCCAAGAGGTCGAGGAGGTCGCCCTGCAGGAGACTCCCGACGATGAGGCGCTGCAAGAAACCGTAATGTTTGACGACACCCGAGCGAATGCGGACGAAGAAGCGCTGCCAGTAGTTGATATCGATGAACAGCTGGTAACAAAAGAAGAGGTCGACAAACTTCTCAATAAAGACGAGCCCGCCAACATTATGCCGCTTCAGCAAATCTTACACCGCTTCCTTGATTTGGATGGGGTCATTGCCGCAATGCTCATTACGCGTGACGGCTTTACCGTCGATTATGCATCAAACATAGAATTCGAGTTTGATATGGTAAGTGCAGTAGCCGCGACGGGTTTTGCCGTGTTTGGAAAAATTGGCGATGAGCTCGGTAAAGGCGTGCTCGATATCGCCATGCTCGAGTACGATGCCGGGCCGGTTATTATCTCGCCGGTAGTTCACGATGTAGCGCTCGTGGTCGTCGCGTCGCAATGGGCAACGCTCGGGCGAATTCGCTGGGAGATCAAGAAGCAAGCCAACGATTTGATCACACACCTCTAA